In Lathyrus oleraceus cultivar Zhongwan6 chromosome 2, CAAS_Psat_ZW6_1.0, whole genome shotgun sequence, the DNA window ATATACTTTTTTTGGAGGCATAACTTCCTTTGTTGATACAAGGTTATCAATATGATACTTTATTGCAGTGATTTGATCCAATTTTTGCTTCAAAACGATATGAGTGATCAATAGTTACTTTACAATAATATCAAAGGGCATTATGGTCCATTCTCCTGCTTAGTTGTGTATTATTTTCCCTTTAGGATCAACAAGATAATGGGGTCAACTTCAATGGACAATGTTATCAAGTAAATAATCATCACATTTAGCTCTGCAAATTGTTCATAGATTGAAATTCATTCTGCAGAACATGCTCAATCTCATACATAAAGCTTCAACTTGCACATATACAATAAATGAGTTTGTAAGATACAAACTTCAGTGTGCACTAAAATGTATAATAATATTATCACTGAAGACCAAAAACAAGCAAAGCTCCAACAGCCCCTAAACCAGCAACGAGTCCAATAATAACTCCAATTGGAGGCAACCCTCCCCCACCAATAGCTCTTCCAGTGTTAACATCATATGGAGCAAACCTATTCTTTGATGCTTGACATTGTGGACAGTTATATGTATCCGGCTGCAATAACATAAATAACCTTCAAATCACAAAAATCATCCGCAAAGAACTACGAAGCACTGCCAGAGACAATAATAATTTGGCCACGTGTGTCAGACATCTGACACATTTTCAATCTGAAGTGTCAGTGCTATATAGATCCAGAAATAAAGTCTGGCGGACTTACCTGGTCATCAAAGGATTTTGGTAAGAAGTATATGTATCCACAGTCGAGGCAAATATGAGTAGCTCTAGCCTGCATGATTTCGATTAACCATTTGAATCATGCAAAGAAAAGGTATAGGCAGAAATGAAAATTATTCCATAATGAAAAATGATTCTTGCCTTTTGAGATTCTGTCAATTTTCTCCCGAAGCGAGGAGGAGCGGGACGTTTCGGAAGCCTTTTGACATCTACATCAGCACCTCTTCATAACAAAAACATGAAAATATTCTAAGTGTTATGCCATTGCAGCTGTTATGTAACTGATAAACAGATTGAGTTCCACAATTCATTAGATGGCAAACTGAGCTTATTAGCATTACTAGTACTTTCATTAGTAAAAGGCAAGAAAATACCTACCTGCTGACAACAAAGTAGACAGAATCAGGCTTAGCTTGGATTGCAGTTTTAGTGAATCCAAGCTTATCTGCTGGCCATAATTCATCTCCAAAGAAACTGCTGGTATAAAGTACTTGGTCACCTGACTTTAACCCTGCTCTTGCTGCATTCCCCCCACCTTCAACAGCCTAATCAAAATAATAATCTTCTTCATTCACAAATTGAAATCATTCCCTTCAAACATCGGACATGTATTGGTGTCAGACACCGACACATGACACAGACATCAAATATCTGACACATCAACATCACTAAAAATATATGAATGTAATCACATGAATCAGACACATGGTTTTAATCTGAAGAGTCGGTGCTATATGAAACGAGATCAATAATTACATTGAATTAATGAGAAAGTGAGCAAGATACTGACAGTTATGACAACGCCACCGCCACTCTTTTGGCCTAAAGTGAGACCAAGTGGCTTATCAACTTCAGCCTCAATTGTCTTTGAAGCTCCGGCAGTTTTTGCAGTTATCTCAAGTCTCCTTCTAGCAATGGAGGAAGAGCCATTTTTGTTGTCACTTAAGAAAGATGCTGAAACACCTCTTTTGGCTTCGTGAAGCGAGAGGCCAAGCAAAGAAGTTTTCTGCAAATACACACAGACACATGCAAGAATTAAGAAAATATATCAAAAGACGTGATTCTAAATTGTAATTGTAAATCATGCAAAGAAAAGAACAGTACCTGGGATGGAGGTGTGAGATGAGGGTTTTTGATTGTGGGGAAGGTGGCAGATAATGAAGATGAGGTACCTGCAACCATAGATGACATGGTTCCTTCCTCCTGTGGTAGACACAAGCTTGGTTGAGTTGGTGTTGGAAGAGAGAatacttttatttttattatgaAGAAAAAAGATAATATTTGTTTGGTGGTGGATGGATATGAAGACACCAAAGCACCTCACTTCGTGTTTTGATATGTTCCTCTAAAGTGAACAACTCATTTAGATTATGGTTAATTTTCACAACTCAAGcatataaacaaaataaatatttatacatCTAATAGGTTCTTTAATGTTAAgattataaataaatatttatatatcTAATAGGTTCTTCAAGTTCTAAAATTATTTTACAATTTTATAGGTAGCTTTTACTAAATATCCTCACACAATTTTAACTATTTAGATTGTTATTTTTTAAGGAAACTCAGAATTTTTGCCACAATTTTTTTGTAAGTTTTTACCGAATATTTAAAAGTAAGCATTTTTGtattaaattaataatatattatATCGATAATTTTTGAATTTATATTTGACTTTTAATAAAAATTGTTTTTTATTAGTATTGTCGAAATATTCAATTAAATCTAATATCTACATATATTTTTATCAGTCTTTTTGAAAATTTTCGATAAAATGTGTGTAGAATAGGACATTTTTCGAAAATGCGCGTAAATACATGATCATTTCCTTcaattttttgtttttgttttgtttctggatttttctGAAAAAATCTGTAAAATTTGTCACACACACCAGATTAATCTGACATTGTTGGTTGTCTGAAAGGTCAATGTTAATGGCCATTGGTACAACATGCACTATGAAGGTCTTCACTTTGTTTGCTCCAGTTGTGGTTGTTATGGACATCACACCAGTGATTGCAAGAATGCACCAAATAACCTAATATGGTCGGCCGTTCCTACGGTGGTGCAACCAAGAGATCCTCCAAAAACGATGTCGCCCATGAGCAAAGACTAATGGAACTGCATCAGGAAGTAGGCGATAATAGCGTTGAAATTGTATCAAGAGAATATTGAGAAACAAATGCAATTCATGGTGATTGGTTGGTGGTGTAGAGGAAAAACACAAGAAAATAGTTAGTTATGGTCAAGAGAAATCTTTATCTAATAATGCGCCTAGAGATCCGAGGAGTTATAAAATTAAGGGGATTGAATTTTCCATACAAGGAATAAGCCCTGATAGCAAAATCGCTTGACCAAATCAACTTGACACAATTTCTGAGAAACGATAATTTAATAAGAGTGGACCCGCCTCAGATGCGGGTCAACCAACACGAAGAGGGGACCCATGCTCCAAGGCCAAGTCTTCCATTTTTGAACCACATCTTGCTATTAGGGGGAATTCGCACAAAATTGGGCCAACTTTTAATTCCTATCCAACACAAATAGGTGTGTCTAATACTGCCAAATACCCCATTCATCGCTCCCATAGTAAATTTGGGTTTGAAGACTGTCACACGATACAATATTCTACATTTTGAACTAACAACAAATAAGGAAGATGAAAATAACTAATGCGCTATGTATGCGGGTTCTACTCAAGAAGAGAAAGTTGTTTGTGAAACTCCCATTGAATGGGAGACGACTATGTAAATTGTCACATATCTGGGACTTGCTTTGTCACGTTCCTCAATTAGACTAGTTATGTTAGGTTTCAAAGAAGTCATTGTGCTCTCCGAAAATATATGGGGAGCCTCTAATAGTAAGTCTAAAAGACACATGGTGGATGCGATTAGAAAACACTCTCCAATGTTTTTAATTGTTATGGAAACACACATTGGTTTTCATAAAACTAAATCCTTCTGGCATAGAGATGGAAATGTGAGTGTTCACTACGTAGATGCGCGTGGTCAATCTATGGGCATTTGGGTGTTAAAGCAGAATAATAGTAACATTGTAACTGTCCTGCATGATGTCATTATAGATACAATTACTATCAAGTTATCATTGGGAACTTTCTCTTTGTATACACCTTTCGTCTTGACTTGTGGCTCCACCTCATTGATTAGAGGAACATAATTGACGGTCCTTGGATGTTGATTAGAGACTTTAACGACATCATTCATCCAAGTGAAAAAAGGTAATTTTAATCATTCTAGAGCAACTGCTTTGTTGAATGTCATTGATGTTGGGTGTGAATATGGAAGTAGATAAATGGTATAGATGGGGTGAATAGACCCAAATTAAAATTCAACTTTCGTTTTCCAAAATCAGACTATTTTCAAATATTAGTTGCAAGTGGAAGGTTTGATGCGAAAATGAAAATTATATTATTCAAATATTGATCAATTTAACATGAATTGTTTCACAAATATCAAAGATCAATATGATGAAATGTTTGGTATGGATTGATTCAATTGCATAATGCACAAGAAGTGTTTACACATTGATTCAATATATGGAGTTTTAAGGTCAATTTTTTTTCCGAATAATTAATCAACAACCTTGCTTAACAAGTCATCCAATTCCAACAAAACCTAATGCTTACGCAATAAATCTCTATCAATGAATAAACGATATAATACGATGGAATTGAAAAACCTAAGCATGCAAATACTACAGAATTAAATGCAAATACTACTAAATAGAATCATAATGACTTCAATGATTTATGGCGTAAGCAAAAACAGAACAAGAGGAATTGGTTATGATTCTGATGAAGAACCTACTTCTGAAAAAGATGGTAAACCAAAAACTCTTCATTCCCATTTTGTCCCTTATGGCAAACAAAATGGGGTTGTGCCTAAACGTAAAACCTTTTCAAAACCTAAGGCTAAAGAAAAAGCTCATTCCCGTTTCAGCTATGCTTGCATGTATGATTATCCTGCACAGAAACCCAAGTTTGTTAAAAACTCTAGGAAGACTAATAAAAAATGACCCAGAAAGTTATGGGTACCTAAAGATAAGATAATTTATGTTACAATCATCCTTAGCAGTAcagttaagacaccaatcatggtacctggactctggatgctcgcggCACATGAAGGGAAAaaggcatatgttccaaagcATGTAACTTAAGCATGAAGGCGTCGTTGGTTTTAGAGGTGATTAGAAAGGGAAGATCATTGGCTCTGAAATAATAGTTAGAATTTTGCAGATCTGAAGATCAGCTATTCAGGTTCTGAAGGGAAAACTTCAGAAGAAAAAGACTCTGAAGCTACTCAACCAGAAATTGTTGAAATTCAGACTCCTCTAAGGAAGCACAAATAAAGATCCTCACACTCTTAAGAATTGATTATGGGAGATAAATCTGAACCAGTCAGAACCATATCCTCATTCAAACCTTCTAAGAGACGCTTCTGGGTTTTGTGCCCCTAATAGAACTTACATTTGTTGATGATGCGTTTCTGGACACATAGTGGATTCTGGCTATGCAGGAAGAACTCAATTCTCCAAAAATGACATACGGGATCTTGTTTCAAAACCTAAAGGAACTCATGTCATTAGGACAAAGTGGATCTTCAGAAACAAGGTAAACAAAGAATGAGAGTTAGTAAGAAACAAGTACAAACTGGTTTCACAAGGCTATAGTCAGCAAGAAGGGATTGACTATACAGAAATATTTGCACCAGTTGCTAGGTTCAAGTTTATTCGTCTCTTAATTTCCTTTGCTGTTAATCATAACATCATCTtgtatcagatggatgttaaCTTAACTTAAGAAGTGTATGTACACAAATCTCCTAATTTTGAAAATCATAAAAACCCAgattttgttttcaaacttaagaaatcatgtatgatctgaaacaagctcctagagcatggtatgaaagactaagcaattttcttttaggaaataatttcaccagagggaaggttgatacGACTTTGTTATGTAAACATTCAAAAACGATATCCTTGTTGTTCAAATCTATGTGGATAATATCatatttggttctgctaatgccTCTTTGTGCAAGGAATTTGCTAAGTCGATGCTGGCAGAATTTGAGGTAAGTttgatgggagaactcaagttctttctaggaattaaaattaatcaaagtCCAGAAGGAACATATATCCAGCATATTAAATACATTAAAGAACTTTTGAAGAAGTTTAACATGTCAGAATGCAAGATTGAAAAGACTCatatgcatcctacatgtatcCTTGAGAAGGATGAGGTAAGTACGAAGGTAGAGCAAAAGGTATACAGAGGTATGAATGGTTCTCTCTTATACTTAACGGCTTATGTACCTGGAATTTTATTTAGTGTCTGTATGTGTGCTCTCTTCCAATTAGATCCTAGAGAATCCTACTTAACAACCGTTAAGAGGAACttcaggtatctgaaaggtactatTAACCTTGGCTTGTGTTATAGAAAATCAAAAGAGTACAAGTAAGTGGGTTATTATGATGTTGATTACATTGGAGATAGACTTGAAAGAAAAAACACTTCTGGAAGTTGTCAGTTTTTGGGAGACaacttgatctcatggtccagcaagaggCAATCAACCATAGCATTATCAAatgctgaagctgaatacattgtCGCTTCTGGATGCAACACTTAGATGTTCTGGATGAAAAGTCATCTAGAAGATTTTCATATATATAAGAGTAACATTCttattctctgtgataatacttctgATATTTATTTATCTAAGAATCTCATTTTACATTCTAGAGCTAAACATATTGATattaaacatcactttatacgtgactatgttcaaaagggaattttaaacttaaaatttattgatataAACCACCCATGGGCTGATATCTTTAtaaaaccccttgctgaagatagatttgtTTTTATTCTAAAGAATTTTAAAATGGATTTATGTACAGCATGAAAAAAGATGATTATCTTAGAATGTTTAATTACTCAAAATGGTTTAATGAGACTCTGAGATATTTTTGACTCTGAACATTTGAGTCTTCTAAAGTGAGAAGGTTTCATAAGTTCAGAAGTATCCAATCAAAACTTGTTTGGTTAAGCGTTCTATCTTCTGGATACTGAATAGTTTTTGCATTAATTAGCTGTCAAACAGTCTTGGTTAGTGGGACAGTTTTAAAGACAATTGTCTTATAAAATTGAACTGCTTCTAAACGACTGAGTGACACATTGGGTGAATAAATTTCTTGGGATTAGGTAAAATCTTCACACTTTACCCCTTGTCATATTTTGTGCATTGTTCAAGATTTTATTCATGATTGCAAAACCCttatataaacccacttcactcactTCACAAGCTTTTGCTACATTCATTTCCTACACTTTCTCTCTTTTAAGCCTAAAAATTCTCTACAGCTCAAACCTTTATTCTTCATCAATAATGGCATAATCTCAAGAACAAGCTCAACAACAACTTGCTTCAACAACTCAAATAGTTGTTCGTGGTTCATCTTCGTcatcacaacaacaacaacaaactcCTCATCTCCTTCAAACCAGTTCTTCGGATCTACTCAAGATGTATTCTCTGAAGAACCTTATGAGACTCCTGAACTCACCTTAACTAATCCTGTAAATGAATTGGAAGTTTTGTGTGAACTCATGGTTAATTTTGAGAATCTAAAAGACAATGTTTTTGACCTCTTGAGTGTTGTAAAGATTCAAGGCTAGGAGAAGTATTTTGATTATCTTCAAGGTCCAACTTTCTTTCATTCGGTTAGAGGATTTTGGACTCATGCCAAGACTTCAGTTTTTCAAGTTACTTCCTTTGTTATGGGAAAGAAAATAGTCATAACTGAGAAACTAATTTCTAAACGCATTGAACAAGATGGGCATGGAATGAGATGTAATCATATGGTGGAGAAAAGGTTTGATCTCATTGAAACTTCAAAAGTTATTTTCACTTTTGGAGTTCACTCCAACAAGACGAAGGATCTTCTACCTCATCTAAGGATCTGGGCCAGAATTCTTCTGGGATATGTTCCTCACATAAATCTGACGAATTATGCAGACTATATCGATGGTGACCAACAATATGTTCTATACAATATTTCTTCTAGGAAAAAGGTGGACCTCCCTTCACTCCTCTTTCAATACTTAAGGTACATGGTGAAGAAAATCAGGGATGGAAGCAAGAAGATAAGGAATTGGATTCCCCTTGGAAGCATGATATCAAATATTCGGATGGAGAGTAATATGATAGACTCTCTAATAGAATCTCAGATCACCAAAGATTTGGAACCTCGGGTTGGAACGATGTTCAATGCCAGAAGTCTGAAGAACATGGGCCTTATATCTAAACTGACAAGTAACACAGCTGAAGTTTCCAAGGAAACTATATCCAACAGAAGGATCCCTCTAGAATACTTTCCAATCTTTACAATGAACGATCCTCTTAATGTTGTGATAGACTACCTTAATAGTTGTTAAGTAGGTGCCCAAAACAGAGCTTCTGAACTTTTGAGGAAGAGGAAGAAGTCTAAGAAGCATTCCGATGGAACTGCTAAGAAGGCTAAGACTTCTAGTTCTACTAGGAGGCTTTTGGATACTTATACTAAAGAACCCATAACTGATGTTGCTACTCCTTCTGCTGGAAATGTCTTACGTAAGTTTGTTCCTTCTGAAACTCATTGTCAATTTGTTGATAACAATTCATCTTTTCCATCTACCACTATCACTTCACCTACCAACAATCCAAATACTTTTGGTTTTATAACCAATCCTCTTCAAACAACTTCCATAACTATTAATCCACCTATTTTTTCTCCTCGAACTATTAATCCAAATGTTACCATTTCACCTACTTATACTAAAGAACCCATAACTGATGTTTCTACTCCTTCTGCTGGAAATGTCTTACGTAAGTTTGTTCCTTCTGAAACTCATTGTCAATTTGTTGATAACAATTCATCTTTTCCATCTACCACTATCACTTCACCTACCAACAATCCAAATACTTTTGGTTTTATAACCAATCCTCTTCAAACAACTTCCATAACTATTAATCCACCTATTTTTTCTCCTCGAACTATTAATCCAAATGTTACCATTCCACTTCCCGCACCATCACCTTCTAAACCTCTTACATCCAGTATCATACCACCACCCCAACTATAACAACTTAGTAAACCAGAAAAACCTCCCTCACCAATTCCATCTGAAAACTAACAACCAGAAAACACCACTCACTTTGAACCCCAAAGCTCTGACTCTGACGCTCTAATTGCATAATCAGAATATAATGATTCTGATCTTGAGTCAGATGTTGAGATCATTGCCATTCTTGACATGACACCTCATCTCTATTCTGACCAAAACCCCTTTCAAACTAACATTCTTCCACACCCTTGGATGAATTATTTATGTAGTTTGAAAGTCAGTTTGTTGCCAGAATGAACATTCTCACTAAAGTTTGCACCTCTAATGCAAACCTCTCTGAAGTGTGTACTCTGTGGAACAACTTCGGAAGATGGATTGAATTAATTTCTATAGAGTTGGAAATCATGTGCTTAAAGGAGAATCAAAGGAACTTCCATTCCAGGTTCTCTGGTATTGTTGAACCTTTTCTTCAGAAGGTTCCTCCAACACTTCTTCTCCCTGCACCAGAAGTGATTCCTCCTCCTCAAGAAACTCAATATGAACAACTGACTCTTGTTATTATGAGAAGACTTTTGAGATTAGCAGTGTATCTAGAGTAATAAAGACTCTGGTTTCTGAAGAAGTCATTCTGAAGACCTTAAAAGAGCTCAAGGTTGAGTATGATGTCGTTAGAGAGAGGTTGGACAAGCAGGACGGGATGTTCAAGGCTCAAGCTGGAACAAACAACAAGATTGAATGGATGCTTCTAGCTATCTTATCCAGACTGCCACCCCATTCTTAAACCTTTGTGTTTTTAAAACTTATTGCTTTCTTAGTTTAAGATTTTATGTTTCTGATTATGTATCTCTTTCCTTTTTTAAATGAAATGAAATTCGGTTTGGtttttactttgtttatttctttCTTATTGGTGATAAAAGGGGAGAAGAGTGATACGATTTTGATATACCTATTTCTAACTCTAACACCCAAACATTTATCTTTAATATTCTTATTTCTGACTCTGGTAATTTTTTTGGGAACTTTGAATAAGTTCATCATGTTTCAAGTTAACCGAGCTTTTCAAGAGTTAAGACATTTATCATCAGACATTAATCAAGTTGAAGGCTTTAACCAAGTTGATTTGAGTTTATTTCAAGTTAACCAGGCATATACAAGTTCTGAACTAGGTGTATACAAGCTCTGATAATAACCAAGCGTATACAAGTTCTGACAAATCAAGCGCTGATACAAGGCTGATAATCAGACTTTATTATACTCAAGCAAAGTCAACTCTGAATAGAAATACTTCTGTAACCAGGCTTCTGCATTCTGGGAAGTTATTTCTTTCATGCTGATTGAGATATTTTATATGTTAAGATTATTTTGAGTCTTAAATTCAGGGGGAGCTTGTAAACCTAACTTTGAAATTCTAAGCTGAAAATAATtttaatagtataaaattcaaggggagcttacaaacctccATTTGATGTTTTTATGTGATTTAAACCAAgtaaaaattgttcatcaaaatacatggttttgtcatcatcaaaaagagggagattgtaagaacaagatttggttctgcatttggcctttagttttgatgataacaataaattgtttcttagagaataattttATACCCTAATGGTTTTTGTCTAGTGCGTAGCTTTTGCTAATAGGTTCTGATTCTGAAGATTTGGCGTGTGACATCATCAGATTCTAGACTCAACGCACTTTGACTCTGAAGAGATACAAAAGTGCTTTACAAGATTATGTCAAGTTCTGGAATGCTCTTAGACAACAATTGTGATGAATGTTTATACTAAAGCTTCTGATTGTGGCTCTGATAGAAGAGCCTCTAAAGATTTGTCAAGTGAAGCTAGTGGAAATATACCCAaacgcatcgcacgctcgaacatacaacatagtcgccatagaactttatttattcccgaagaaaagggaaaatattgataaaactCAGGGGAAGGAGATATGTTGGATAAGGAAGTCAATTATGCAAGGGGgatgtattagcacccctaacatccatggtatTTCATGGGAACTGTTTTGATTGTTCTTGTTCGAATGAGTATgatctaaagattactcgcaaaagaataagGAAAACGAAAAAGAATAGATAAAGTGCTATGTGAGGATTGGGGCCATCATGCCTgcgtatccttatagtgcaataatAATTGCAATATTCATAATTAAATGCATGATTAAATACAACCACTAGGATTAGAGAGTCTAGTCTTTCCCAAACAAAATAAACCAATCACAAATTAGATAAGAGTAAATGTAGTGAGGGATTTTATATGAATTTTATTCCTCTCAATTTTTTCTGTCACAAATTCCCTCATAAATGTGTTAGATATTGTTAGTACCAAATTTTGTTTGGGAAATATTCTTGTccttttttttataaaaataaatgtCTTTTTGATGACAATGTAatttaaacttttattaaaaaTTATAGTAAAATATTTTCCCTATCACATTTTCTTCTCACTCAAATGAATTTCATTTCCCTCTAATATTTTCCTCTCACTCCAAAGCAATTTCATTTGAGTTTCCCTTTCAAACCACCGGCCAATACACATCAGTACACCATAACCCTACTATTCTCAATTTTGATTTCTCTGTCACTCAAACATTACAATGTTAAACCTACTGCTGTATTGAAAATGAGTGATAGTGTTGTGCTTGACTTGCAGATGCATGATATTTCAGACACATCCTTACTATCTTCATCCCATTCACAAAGCTCTAGCTCAGTTCCTAAAAGTGAATACATGGATCTTCCTGTTTTCTTATAGATCAGTTAGTTTTGATAATCGGTAAAACTTAGGACATTGTGATATGCTAACATTTTTGTTAGACTTTATCCATCAAGCCCACATCATCACAAGACTCGTTACAGAATGAGATTGGCTAAAAAGTTCAGCCAAGATATGGTAACAAGTTAGAAACTTTGACATTCTGGTATGAATTGGACAATAAAATTTATATGGTAAAATTTATATATATGACAGAAAATTAAAGATAAATGACAAGTTGATTTATGTATTACATGGAAAGTTATATTTTTCCATGGAAAATCATGTTTGGCTCAAGAGAATCATGGGCAAGAAAatcatattttaattttttttttaattacaGTTAATTTTGTGAGGGAATTTGAAATCCCCCACTAATTAGTGAAGGAATTTTAACACGTCATTAATTAGTGAAGGAGTTTTGAgaataaatattttattttgatcatTTGTATATgactaatttatttattttgtgaCGTTTTTTTCCATCACAATTCGTAACGAAACAAAAATTCCCTCATTAATATTATCTGACATGTAAATTCGTTACAAATATTTAGACGTCATAAATTCCAACACTAATAGAGTTTGTGACGGAATTTTAATATATTAGTGACGAATTTATTCCCACTctaaatttaatttttttagtAGTGATTTTTTCTCACTCTTGCAAACCAAGGTTTCCTCTATGTTCCTAAGTTGAGACAAAGGATGTCAATGAATTTC includes these proteins:
- the LOC127120873 gene encoding uncharacterized protein LOC127120873; its protein translation is MSSMVAGTSSSLSATFPTIKNPHLTPPSQKTSLLGLSLHEAKRGVSASFLSDNKNGSSSIARRRLEITAKTAGASKTIEAEVDKPLGLTLGQKSGGGVVITAVEGGGNAARAGLKSGDQVLYTSSFFGDELWPADKLGFTKTAIQAKPDSVYFVVSRGADVDVKRLPKRPAPPRFGRKLTESQKARATHICLDCGYIYFLPKSFDDQPDTYNCPQCQASKNRFAPYDVNTGRAIGGGGLPPIGVIIGLVAGLGAVGALLVFGLQ